In Sphingomonas sp. PAMC26645, one DNA window encodes the following:
- a CDS encoding queuosine precursor transporter, giving the protein MDKLPPAFPRSLFVFSVLYGGMVCIAGVLGVKQVALGPLAVEAGIFGFLLLVVLSSAIAELHGQKTATFLVRLGFIPLLVSAALIHLVLALPHDPGMYPPAVDAFPVVVGQSSRMMIAGLISYGISQTLNVLIFSKLSGQVGSGDGKLVWLRGMIASIISQIIDTILFITISFLGERPIVALMEGQMLTKVVLSIVLVPFMITFFVKLGRRLDRV; this is encoded by the coding sequence ATGGATAAGTTGCCCCCCGCGTTCCCGCGTTCGCTCTTCGTTTTCTCGGTCCTGTACGGCGGCATGGTGTGCATCGCCGGCGTGCTGGGGGTGAAACAGGTAGCGCTCGGCCCGCTCGCGGTCGAGGCGGGGATCTTCGGGTTCTTGTTGCTGGTGGTGTTGAGCAGCGCGATCGCCGAGCTGCACGGCCAGAAGACTGCGACGTTCCTTGTGCGCCTGGGGTTCATCCCGCTGCTGGTGTCGGCGGCGCTGATCCACCTCGTGCTCGCGCTGCCGCACGATCCGGGGATGTACCCGCCCGCAGTCGACGCGTTTCCCGTCGTCGTCGGCCAAAGTTCGCGGATGATGATCGCGGGGTTGATCTCCTACGGGATTTCGCAGACGCTCAACGTGCTGATCTTCTCGAAGCTGTCGGGACAGGTCGGCAGCGGCGACGGCAAGCTGGTGTGGCTGCGCGGCATGATCGCGAGCATCATCTCGCAGATCATCGACACCATTTTGTTCATCACCATCTCGTTCCTCGGCGAACGGCCGATCGTCGCGTTGATGGAGGGGCAGATGCTCACGAAGGTCGTGCTGTCGATCGTGCTGGTACCGTTCATGATCACCTTCTTCGTGAAGCTGGGACGGCGGCTGGACCGGGTCTGA
- the argB gene encoding acetylglutamate kinase, with protein MTDHTPDPALLAKAETLTEALPYLQRYAGKTFVVKYGGHAMGDPELQRDFAEDMVLLKAVGINPVVVHGGGPQIGAMLKRLGVESRFVDGLRVTDAETAQIAEMVLAGSINKEIVGWIGQAGGRAVGISGKDAGLVLAQKVGHGREPDKLQGIERHVDLGFVGEPIAVDRTILDTLIAADIIPVIAPIGIGADGHTYNINADTMAGAIAAAMGAARFFLLTDIVGVLDKQGELLTDLDPARIAELRADGTVTGGMIPKLDTCVAAVESGVDAAVIIDGRVPHAMLLEIFTKQGAGTLVSANGRSR; from the coding sequence ATGACCGATCACACGCCCGATCCCGCCCTGCTCGCCAAGGCGGAAACGCTCACCGAGGCGCTGCCGTACCTGCAGCGCTATGCCGGCAAGACGTTCGTCGTGAAATATGGCGGCCACGCGATGGGCGATCCCGAATTGCAGCGCGATTTCGCCGAGGATATGGTGCTGTTGAAGGCGGTCGGGATCAACCCGGTGGTCGTCCACGGCGGCGGCCCGCAGATCGGGGCGATGCTCAAGCGTCTCGGCGTCGAATCGCGCTTCGTCGACGGCCTGCGCGTCACCGATGCCGAGACCGCGCAGATCGCCGAAATGGTTCTCGCCGGCTCGATCAACAAGGAAATCGTCGGCTGGATCGGCCAGGCGGGCGGCCGCGCGGTCGGCATCTCGGGCAAGGACGCCGGCCTCGTCCTCGCGCAGAAAGTGGGCCACGGCCGCGAGCCGGACAAGCTCCAGGGGATCGAGCGGCACGTCGACCTGGGCTTCGTCGGCGAGCCGATCGCGGTCGACCGGACGATCCTCGACACGCTGATCGCCGCCGACATCATCCCGGTGATCGCGCCGATCGGCATCGGTGCGGACGGCCACACATACAACATCAACGCCGACACGATGGCGGGCGCGATTGCCGCCGCGATGGGCGCGGCGCGGTTTTTCCTGCTGACCGATATCGTCGGCGTGCTCGACAAGCAGGGTGAGCTGCTGACCGACCTCGATCCGGCGCGGATCGCCGAACTCCGCGCCGATGGCACGGTGACAGGCGGCATGATCCCAAAGCTCGACACCTGCGTCGCGGCGGTCGAATCGGGCGTCGATGCCGCGGTGATCATCGACGGCCGCGTGCCGCACGCGATGCTGCTGGAGATCTTCACCAAGCAGGGGGCGGGGACGCTGGTGAGCGCCAACGGGCGCTCGCGGTAA
- a CDS encoding fasciclin domain-containing protein: MNHFIRTAIVAAAVAVSGSAIVAAQTNPMVGGAAMYPTKTIVENAVNSKDHTTLVAAVKAAGLVETLSGPGPFTVFAPTNAAFKKLPAGTVDTLLKPENKAQLASVLTYHVVPGTITAADIAAKAKANGGTATYTTVQGEPLMFKKVGTGWGIMDGKGHKGRITIANVMQSNGVIHVVDTVMLP; the protein is encoded by the coding sequence ATGAACCACTTCATTCGTACCGCGATCGTCGCGGCCGCCGTTGCCGTCAGCGGCAGCGCCATCGTCGCAGCCCAGACCAACCCGATGGTCGGCGGCGCCGCGATGTATCCGACAAAGACGATCGTCGAGAACGCGGTCAATTCGAAGGATCACACGACGCTGGTCGCCGCGGTCAAGGCCGCCGGCCTGGTCGAGACGCTGTCGGGCCCGGGTCCGTTCACCGTGTTCGCGCCGACCAACGCCGCATTCAAGAAGCTGCCGGCCGGCACCGTCGACACGCTGCTCAAGCCCGAGAACAAAGCGCAACTCGCCAGCGTCCTGACCTATCACGTCGTCCCCGGCACGATCACCGCCGCCGACATCGCCGCCAAGGCGAAGGCGAACGGCGGCACCGCGACCTACACGACCGTGCAGGGCGAGCCGCTGATGTTCAAGAAGGTCGGCACCGGCTGGGGCATCATGGACGGCAAGGGCCACAAGGGCCGGATCACGATCGCCAACGTCATGCAGTCGAACGGCGTGATCCACGTCGTCGACACGGTGATGCTGCCGTAA
- a CDS encoding nucleoside transporter C-terminal domain-containing protein produces MERLFIGLAGIAVILGIAVLLSSDRRAIRLRIVGAAFALQAGIAVLVLYSSFGKVVLGEMSGGVANLLGYSQKGTEFLFGKMATPEIGGQSFAIAALPVIIFFASLVSILYYLGIMQFVVRWVGGGIEKVIGVSKVESLCAAANIFVGQSESPLVIRPYLAGLTPAQLFTVMTSGMAGVAGTILAAYASMGIRIDYLLAASFMAAPGGILMAKIIMPDRVTPPEGELALGDLPGESSAGEPMPQATHDEERPANLIMAAAQGAQTGVRLAVAVGAMVLAFVALVALANGLLGGLGNMIGLPGLSFQGLLGYVFAPIMFLLNVPWSEAGIAGGLFGQKIVLNEFVAYISLGTQQGLSPRTIAVITFSLCGFANFSSIAIQMAVTGSLAPNQRPMIAKLGLRALAAGSLANLMSAALAGLLIG; encoded by the coding sequence ATGGAAAGACTCTTCATCGGTTTGGCGGGCATCGCCGTCATCCTGGGCATTGCCGTGCTGTTGTCGAGCGACCGCCGCGCGATCCGCCTGCGTATCGTCGGCGCCGCGTTCGCATTGCAGGCCGGGATCGCCGTCCTCGTGCTGTATTCCAGCTTCGGCAAGGTCGTGCTCGGCGAGATGTCCGGCGGGGTCGCCAATTTGCTCGGCTATTCGCAGAAGGGCACCGAATTCTTGTTCGGCAAGATGGCGACTCCCGAGATCGGCGGCCAGAGTTTCGCGATCGCCGCGCTGCCGGTGATCATCTTCTTCGCCAGCCTCGTCTCGATCCTCTATTATCTCGGCATCATGCAGTTCGTGGTGCGCTGGGTCGGCGGCGGGATCGAGAAGGTTATCGGCGTGTCGAAGGTCGAATCACTCTGCGCGGCGGCGAACATCTTCGTCGGCCAGAGCGAATCGCCGCTCGTCATCCGGCCGTATCTGGCGGGGCTCACCCCGGCGCAGCTTTTCACCGTAATGACCAGCGGCATGGCCGGTGTCGCGGGCACGATCCTCGCGGCGTATGCGTCGATGGGGATCCGTATCGATTATCTGCTGGCAGCGAGCTTCATGGCGGCGCCGGGCGGCATCCTGATGGCGAAGATCATCATGCCCGACCGCGTCACGCCGCCAGAAGGCGAACTCGCGCTCGGCGACCTGCCCGGCGAATCGTCGGCGGGCGAACCGATGCCGCAGGCGACGCACGACGAGGAAAGGCCCGCCAATCTGATCATGGCCGCAGCCCAGGGCGCGCAGACCGGTGTACGTCTGGCCGTCGCGGTCGGCGCGATGGTGCTGGCGTTCGTCGCGCTAGTGGCGCTCGCGAATGGCCTGCTCGGCGGGCTCGGCAACATGATCGGGCTGCCCGGCCTCAGCTTCCAGGGGCTGCTCGGCTATGTCTTCGCGCCGATCATGTTCCTGCTGAACGTGCCGTGGAGCGAGGCGGGGATCGCCGGCGGGCTGTTCGGGCAAAAGATCGTGCTGAACGAATTCGTCGCCTACATCTCGCTCGGTACGCAGCAGGGGCTTAGCCCGCGGACGATCGCGGTCATCACCTTCTCGCTCTGCGGCTTCGCGAACTTCTCATCGATCGCGATCCAGATGGCGGTGACCGGCAGCCTGGCGCCGAACCAGCGTCCGATGATCGCCAAGCTGGGCCTTCGCGCTCTCGCCGCGGGGAGCCTTGCAAACCTGATGTCGGCCGCGCTCGCGGGCCTGCTGATCGGCTGA
- a CDS encoding DUF167 domain-containing protein yields the protein MAIVVRVTPRGGRDALTAGTDEHFAARLAAAPVDGAANAGLVALVAKTFGVPKRAVTIVAGETSRLKRLHIAGDVATLAEIASALYGPRA from the coding sequence TTGGCGATCGTTGTTCGAGTGACACCGCGTGGTGGCCGCGATGCGCTTACCGCCGGGACCGATGAGCATTTCGCGGCGCGATTGGCGGCGGCGCCGGTAGATGGTGCCGCGAATGCTGGGTTGGTGGCGCTCGTTGCCAAGACATTCGGGGTGCCCAAGCGCGCGGTGACGATCGTCGCCGGCGAAACCTCGCGACTGAAGCGCCTGCACATCGCCGGCGACGTCGCTACGCTGGCGGAAATCGCGTCCGCGCTCTATGGGCCGCGGGCATGA
- a CDS encoding helix-turn-helix transcriptional regulator, with amino-acid sequence MITAIRDVRRAKRLTLEEVARRCDPPTTAQTIGRLETGTRTVSIGWLNRIAAALGVEASDLVTLPDRKDLPVAAILDSRGAHAPRRTTTVPPPQVAPGQIAITVANGIGDYRTGDVIWAAILAPQNFATALNRDVLVPQAAGKFAFGRLTQCNGDVTVLPPGTGTQSLSIAHPAWIAVAIRLVREL; translated from the coding sequence ATGATCACCGCCATTCGCGACGTCCGGCGTGCCAAGAGACTGACGCTGGAGGAGGTCGCCAGGCGCTGCGATCCCCCCACAACCGCGCAGACCATCGGGCGGCTGGAGACCGGGACGCGCACCGTCTCGATCGGCTGGCTCAACCGGATCGCGGCGGCACTGGGCGTAGAGGCGAGCGATCTTGTGACACTGCCGGACCGTAAGGACCTGCCAGTCGCCGCAATACTCGACAGCCGCGGAGCCCACGCTCCCCGCCGAACCACGACCGTACCACCGCCCCAGGTCGCACCCGGCCAGATCGCAATAACAGTCGCGAACGGCATCGGCGACTACCGCACAGGCGACGTAATCTGGGCGGCGATCCTCGCTCCCCAAAACTTCGCAACCGCCCTCAACCGCGACGTCCTCGTCCCGCAAGCGGCAGGAAAGTTCGCGTTCGGACGGCTCACGCAATGCAACGGCGACGTCACCGTCCTGCCACCGGGCACCGGCACGCAGTCGCTGAGCATCGCCCACCCCGCCTGGATTGCAGTCGCGATACGGTTAGTCCGAGAACTATAG
- the folD gene encoding bifunctional methylenetetrahydrofolate dehydrogenase/methenyltetrahydrofolate cyclohydrolase FolD, with translation MSATIIDGKAFAAGLRARIADGVTAFRAQAGRAPGLAVVLVGEDPASNVYVRSKGRATREAGMESIEHRLPADVPAEELLALVATLNADPTIDGILVQLPLPKHIDEQAVISAIDPDKDVDGFHPINAGRLATGLPGFVPCTPLGCVMLLKSVLPSLSGLEAVVVGRSNIVGKPMAQLLLRESCTVTVVHSRTKDVPAHIGRANIVIAAVGIPQMIKGDWLKPGATVIDVGINRTDAGLVGDVDFASAVEVAGAITPVPGGVGPMTIACLLRNTLVSAGRREGVAIDEASL, from the coding sequence ATGAGCGCGACCATCATCGACGGCAAGGCCTTCGCCGCCGGCCTCCGGGCCCGTATCGCAGACGGCGTCACCGCCTTTCGGGCGCAGGCGGGCCGCGCGCCCGGGCTGGCTGTGGTGCTGGTCGGCGAGGATCCCGCCTCCAACGTCTATGTCCGGTCGAAGGGCAGGGCGACGCGCGAGGCCGGGATGGAGAGCATCGAGCACCGGCTCCCCGCCGACGTGCCCGCCGAAGAGCTGCTCGCGCTGGTCGCGACGCTCAATGCCGATCCGACGATCGACGGCATCCTGGTCCAGTTGCCTCTGCCAAAGCATATCGACGAGCAGGCGGTCATTTCCGCGATCGATCCGGACAAGGACGTCGATGGCTTCCACCCGATCAACGCGGGGCGGCTCGCGACGGGCTTGCCCGGGTTCGTGCCGTGCACGCCGCTCGGCTGCGTCATGCTGTTGAAGAGCGTGTTGCCGAGCTTGAGCGGGCTCGAGGCGGTGGTTGTTGGGCGTTCCAACATCGTCGGCAAGCCCATGGCGCAATTGCTGCTCCGCGAGAGCTGCACCGTCACCGTCGTCCATAGCCGCACGAAGGACGTGCCCGCGCATATTGGTCGCGCGAACATCGTCATTGCTGCGGTCGGTATTCCGCAGATGATCAAGGGCGACTGGCTCAAGCCCGGCGCAACCGTCATCGACGTCGGTATCAACCGTACCGATGCCGGCCTCGTCGGCGACGTCGATTTCGCCAGCGCAGTCGAGGTTGCGGGTGCGATCACGCCGGTGCCGGGGGGCGTCGGGCCGATGACCATCGCCTGCCTACTGCGCAACACCTTGGTCTCCGCTGGCCGACGCGAAGGCGTTGCGATCGATGAGGCAAGCCTGTGA
- the dapF gene encoding diaminopimelate epimerase produces the protein MRFDLIKCHGSGNDFPLIDARASTLGDAAWAAVARALADREGPVGGDGLLLLTGGDDTHAFGMRMFNSDGSESETCLNGLRCVARAGFAATESESASALLKTSDAAVERDADIADGVFTVREIAGPASLDIEAWPMAVGTDRIVDTPIANLPTDRAFTAVAMPNPHLVTFVDAIDEAELVRVGEACEAAPDWLPNRANVSFVEVRGRDLFVRTFERGVGLTDSCGSAMAASTYAACLTGRIAYDTPATVFNKGGLVRAKANEAAMVTLSGNATFEWTGSVEVDLDTATAGDLVVTRRHDDEIAAWAGLLAAI, from the coding sequence ATGCGCTTCGACCTCATCAAATGCCACGGTTCCGGTAATGATTTTCCGCTGATCGATGCACGCGCGTCGACGCTTGGCGATGCGGCTTGGGCGGCCGTCGCGCGAGCGCTGGCGGATCGCGAGGGGCCGGTTGGTGGCGACGGGCTCCTGCTGTTGACGGGCGGCGATGACACCCATGCGTTCGGGATGCGAATGTTCAATTCGGATGGTAGCGAGTCGGAGACGTGTCTTAACGGCCTGCGCTGCGTCGCGCGTGCTGGGTTCGCGGCCACGGAATCCGAGTCCGCGTCGGCGCTGCTGAAAACCAGCGACGCGGCCGTCGAGCGCGATGCCGATATTGCCGATGGCGTGTTCACCGTGCGCGAGATCGCTGGCCCCGCGTCTCTGGATATCGAGGCGTGGCCGATGGCGGTCGGAACCGATCGCATCGTCGATACGCCGATCGCGAATCTGCCGACGGACCGCGCCTTTACGGCGGTGGCGATGCCGAACCCGCATCTCGTGACGTTCGTGGATGCCATCGACGAAGCCGAACTCGTCCGCGTCGGCGAAGCCTGCGAGGCCGCCCCCGACTGGCTGCCCAACCGCGCGAACGTCAGTTTCGTCGAGGTCCGTGGCCGCGACCTGTTCGTGCGGACGTTCGAGCGCGGCGTCGGGCTGACCGACAGTTGTGGCAGCGCGATGGCGGCGTCGACCTATGCCGCGTGCCTGACCGGGCGAATCGCATACGACACGCCGGCCACTGTCTTCAACAAGGGCGGGCTGGTCCGTGCCAAGGCGAACGAGGCGGCGATGGTGACGCTGTCGGGCAATGCGACGTTCGAATGGACGGGCTCGGTCGAGGTCGATCTCGACACGGCGACCGCGGGCGACCTGGTCGTCACGCGGCGGCATGACGATGAGATCGCGGCCTGGGCGGGGCTTCTCGCGGCGATCTGA
- a CDS encoding DUF6456 domain-containing protein gives MRELVERTIDSEGVPQQAGMRRGRTVTVNLAESPLGWLRSRALIDATQFAAGERLRADYERASIAPSVTMRWVERVDGGGGDGFDPTSAQIAAKRRFDAALAAAGPGLADILWRVVCAGEGLPVAEKALQWPARAGRVVLTLALDRLAAHYGIG, from the coding sequence ATGCGCGAACTGGTAGAGCGGACGATCGATTCGGAGGGTGTTCCACAGCAGGCCGGCATGCGTCGCGGTCGTACGGTCACCGTGAACCTCGCCGAGTCGCCGCTCGGGTGGCTGCGGTCGCGCGCGTTGATCGACGCGACGCAGTTCGCGGCGGGGGAGCGGCTACGCGCGGATTACGAACGTGCGTCGATCGCGCCCAGCGTGACGATGCGCTGGGTCGAGCGAGTCGATGGCGGTGGCGGTGACGGGTTCGATCCGACGTCGGCGCAGATCGCGGCGAAGCGTCGGTTCGACGCGGCGCTGGCGGCGGCGGGGCCTGGGCTGGCGGATATCCTTTGGCGTGTGGTCTGTGCTGGGGAGGGGCTGCCGGTGGCGGAGAAGGCGTTGCAGTGGCCGGCACGCGCGGGGCGGGTCGTACTGACGCTCGCACTCGATCGGTTAGCCGCGCATTACGGGATCGGTTAG
- a CDS encoding YggT family protein — protein MIALLQIVQLLLTVIWWIIVVQAILSWLIAFNVINTHSDFVRTVWTALQRMTEPMYRPIRRVLPDFGALDLSPLVVLLILYIFSNIVIPNIAQNYLVATY, from the coding sequence TTGATCGCCCTTCTTCAGATCGTCCAGTTGCTGCTCACCGTCATCTGGTGGATCATCGTCGTGCAGGCGATCCTGTCGTGGCTGATCGCGTTCAACGTCATCAACACGCACAGCGATTTCGTCCGCACGGTGTGGACCGCGCTGCAACGGATGACCGAGCCGATGTATCGTCCGATCCGTCGCGTGCTCCCCGATTTCGGTGCGCTGGACCTGTCGCCGCTGGTCGTGCTGCTGATTCTCTATATCTTCAGCAACATCGTCATTCCGAACATCGCGCAGAACTATCTCGTCGCAACCTATTGA